From Macaca mulatta isolate MMU2019108-1 chromosome 3, T2T-MMU8v2.0, whole genome shotgun sequence, the proteins below share one genomic window:
- the LOC144340056 gene encoding ubiquitin carboxyl-terminal hydrolase 17-like protein 6 — protein sequence MEADSLHLGGEWQFNHFSKLTSSRPDAAFAEIQRTSLPEKSPLSSETHVDLCDGLAPVARQPPPGEKLPLSSRRPAAVGAGLQNMGNTCHVNASLQCLTYTPPLANYMLSREHSQLCHHHKCCMLCTMEAHITRALHRPGHVIQPSQALVAGFHRGKQEDAHEFLMFIVDAMKRACLPGHKQVDHDSEDTTLIHQIFGGCWRSQIKCLHCQGVSDTFDPYLDIALDIQAAQSVKQALEQVVKPEELNGENAYHCGLCLQKAPASKTFTLHTSAKVLILVLKRFSDVTGNKLAKNVQYPECLDMQPYMSQQNTGPLVYVLYAVLVHAGWSCHNGHYLSYVKAPGGQWYKMDDAEVTACSIASVLSQQAYVLFYIQKSQLERCSESVSIAIGREPGALGAEHKDRRATQGELQREPCLQVPDLEEHLVERATQESTLDHWKFLQEQNKTKPDFNVRKVECTLPPNVLVIHPSKYKSGMNNRHPEQQSSLLNLSSRNLAPQESMNTGTLTSLQGRTRRSKGRNKHSKRALFVCQ from the coding sequence atggaggccgattcactccacttgggaggtgagtggcagttcaaccacttttcaaaactcacatcttctcggccagatgcagcttttgctgaaatccagcggacttctctacctgagaagtcaccactgtcatctgagacccatgtcgacctctgtgatggtttggctcctgtggcaagacagcctccccctggggagaagcttcctctcagtagcaggagacctgctgcggtgggggctgggctccagaatatgggaaatacttgccatgtgaatgcttccctgcagtgcctgacatacacaccaccccttgccaactacatgctgtcccgggagcactctcaactttgtcatcatcacaagtgctgcatgctgtgtacgatggaagctcacatcacacgggccctccaccgtcctggccacgtcatccagccctcacaggcattggttgctggcttccatcgaggcaagcaggaagatgcccatgaatttctgatgttcattgtggatgccatgaaaagggcatgccttcccgggcacaagcaggtagatcatgactctgaggacaccaccctcatccaccagatatttggaggctgctggagatctcaaatcaagtgtctccactgccagggcgtttcggacacctttgacccttacctggacattgccctggatatccaggcagctcagagtgtgaagcaagctttggaacaggtggtgaagcccgaagaactcaatggagagaatgcctatcattgtggtctttgtctccagaaggcgcctgcctccaagacgttcactctacacacttctgccaaggtcctcatccttgtattgaagagattctccgatgtcacaggcaacaaacttgccaagaatgtgcaataccctgagtgccttgacatgcagccatacatgtctcagcagaacacaggacctcttgtctatgtcctctatgctgtgctggtccatgctgggtggagttgtcacaacggacattacctctcttatgtcaaagctccaggaggccagtggtataaaatggatgacgccgaggtcactgcctgtagcatcgcttctgtcctgagtcaacaggcctatgtcctcttttacatccagaagagtcaactggaaagatgcagtgagagtgtgtcaatagcaataggcagggaaccaggagcccttggtgctgaacacaaagacaggcgagcaacgcaaggagagctccagagagaaccctgcctccaggtacccgacttggaggagcacttggtggaaagagccactcaggaaagcaccttagaccactggaagttcctccaagagcaaaacaaaaccaagcctgacttcaacgtcagaaaagtcgaatgtaccctgcctcccaacgtgcttgtgattcatccatcaaaatacaagagtgggatgaacaaccgtcatcctgaacagcaaagctccctgctgaacctctcttcaaggaacctggcacctcaggagtccatgaacactggcacactcacttctctgcaagggaggaccaggagatccaaagggaggaacaaacacagcaagagggctctgtttgtgtgccagtga
- the LOC144340057 gene encoding ubiquitin carboxyl-terminal hydrolase 17-like protein 6 yields MEADSLHLGGEWQFNHFSKLTSSRPDAAFAEIQRTSLPEKSPLSSETHVDLCDGLAPVARQPAPGEKLPRSSRRPAAVGAGLQNMGNTCYVNASLQCLTYTPPLANYMLSREHSQLCHHHKCCMLCTMEAHITRALHRPGHVIQPSQALVAGFHRGKQEDAHEFLMFIVDAMKRACLPGHKQVDHDSEDTTLIHQIFGGCWRSQIKCLHCQGVSDTFDPYLDIALDIQAAQSVKQALEQVVKPEELNGENAYHCGLCLQKAPASKTFTLHTSAKVLILVLKRFSDVTGNKLAKNVQYPECLDMQPYMSQQNTGPLVYVLYAVLVHAGGSCHNGHYLSYVKAPGGQWYKMDDAEVTACSIASVLSQQAYVLFYIQKSQLERCSESVSIAIGREPGALGAEHKDRRATQGELQREPCLQVPDLEEHLVERATQESTLDHWKFLQEQNKTKPDFNVRKVECTLPPNVLVIHPSKYKSGMNNRHPEQQSSLLNLSSRNLAPQESMNTGTLTSLQGRTRRSKGRNKHSKRALFVCQ; encoded by the coding sequence atggaggccgattcactccacttgggaggtgagtggcagttcaaccacttttcaaaactcacatcttctcggccagatgcagcttttgctgaaatccagcggacttctctacctgagaagtcaccactgtcatctgagacccatgtcgacctctgtgatggtttggctcctgtggcaagacagcctgcccctggggagaagcttcctcgcagtagcaggagacctgctgcggtgggggctgggctccagaatatgggaaatacttgctatgtgaatgcttccctgcagtgcctgacatacacaccaccccttgccaactacatgctgtcccgggagcactctcaactttgtcatcatcacaagtgctgcatgctgtgtacgatggaagctcacatcacacgggccctccaccgtcctggccacgtcatccagccctcacaggcattggttgctggcttccatcgaggcaagcaggaagatgcccatgaatttctgatgttcattgtggatgccatgaaaagggcatgccttcccgggcacaagcaggtagatcatgactctgaggacaccaccctcatccaccagatatttggaggctgctggagatctcaaatcaagtgtctccactgccagggcgtttcggacacctttgacccttacctggacattgccctggatatccaggcagctcagagtgtgaagcaagctttggaacaggtggtgaagcccgaagaactcaatggagagaatgcctatcattgtggtctttgtctccagaaggcgcctgcctcaaagacgttcactctacacacttctgccaaggtcctcatccttgtattgaagagattctccgatgtcacaggcaacaaacttgccaagaatgtgcagtaccctgagtgccttgacatgcagccatacatgtctcagcagaacacaggacctcttgtctatgtcctctatgctgtgctggtccatgctggggggagttgtcacaacggacattacctctcttatgtcaaagctccaggaggccagtggtataaaatggatgacgccgaggtcactgcctgtagcatcgcttctgtcctgagtcaacaggcctatgtcctcttttacatccagaagagtcaactggaaagatgcagtgagagtgtgtcaatagcaataggcagggaaccaggagcccttggtgctgaacacaaagacaggcgagcaacgcaaggagagctccagagagaaccctgcctccaggtacccgacttggaggagcacttggtggaaagagccactcaggaaagcaccttagaccactggaagttcctccaagagcaaaacaaaaccaagcctgacttcaacgtcagaaaagtcgaatgtaccctgcctcccaacgtgcttgtgattcatccatcaaaatacaagagtgggatgaacaaccgtcatcctgaacagcaaagctccctgctgaacctctcttcaaggaacctggcacctcaggagtccatgaacactggcacactcacttctctgcaagggaggaccaggagatccaaagggaggaacaaacacagcaagagggctctgtttgtgtgccagtga
- the LOC144340058 gene encoding ubiquitin carboxyl-terminal hydrolase 17-like protein 6, whose translation MEADSLHLGGEWQFNHFSKLTSSRPDAAFAEIQRTSLPEKSPLSSETHVDLCDGLAPVARQPAPGEKLPRSSRRPAAVGAGLQNMGNTCYVNASLQCLTYTPPLANYMLSREHSQLCHHHKCCMLCTMEAHITRALHRPGHVIQPSQALVAGFHRGKQEDAHEFLMFIVDAMKRACLPGHKQVDHDSEDTTLIHQIFGGCWRSQIKCLHCQGVSDTFDPYLDIALDIQAAQSVKQALEQVVKPEELNGENAYHCGLCLQKAPASKTFTLHTSAKVLILVLKRFSDVTGNKLAKNVQYPECLDMQPYMSQQNTGPLVYVLYAVLVHAGGSCHNGHYLSYVKAPGGQWYKMDDAEVTACSIASVLSQQAYVLFYIQKSQLERCSESVSIAIGREPGALGAEHKDRRATQGELQREPCLQVPDLEEHLVERATQESTLDHWKFLQEQNKTKPDFNVRKVECTLPPNVLVIHPSKYKSGMNNRHPEQQSSLLNLSSRNLAPQESMNTGTLTSLQGRTRRSKGRNKHSKRALFVCQ comes from the coding sequence atggaggccgattcactccacttgggaggtgagtggcagttcaaccacttttcaaaactcacatcttctcggccagatgcagcttttgctgaaatccagcggacttctctacctgagaagtcaccactgtcatctgagacccatgtcgacctctgtgatggtttggctcctgtggcaagacagcctgcccctggggagaagcttcctcgcagtagcaggagacctgctgcggtgggggctgggctccagaatatgggaaatacttgctatgtgaatgcttccctgcagtgcctgacatacacaccaccccttgccaactacatgctgtcccgggagcactctcaactttgtcatcatcacaagtgctgcatgctgtgtacgatggaagctcacatcacacgggccctccaccgtcctggccacgtcatccagccctcacaggcattggttgctggcttccatcgaggcaagcaggaagatgcccatgaatttctgatgttcattgtggatgccatgaaaagggcatgccttcccgggcacaagcaggtagatcatgactctgaggacaccaccctcatccaccagatatttggaggctgctggagatctcaaatcaagtgtctccactgccagggcgtttcggacacctttgacccttacctggacattgccctggatatccaggcagctcagagtgtgaagcaagctttggaacaggtggtgaagcccgaagaactcaatggagagaatgcctatcattgtggtctttgtctccagaaggcgcctgcctcaaagacgttcactctacacacttctgccaaggtcctcatccttgtattgaagagattctctgatgtcacaggcaacaaacttgccaagaatgtgcagtaccctgagtgccttgacatgcagccatacatgtctcagcagaacacaggacctcttgtctatgtcctctatgctgtgctggtccatgctggggggagttgtcacaacggacattacctctcttatgtcaaagctccaggaggccagtggtataaaatggatgacgccgaggtcactgcctgtagcatcgcttctgtcctgagtcaacaggcctatgtcctcttttacatccagaagagtcaactggaaagatgcagtgagagtgtgtcaatagcaataggcagggaaccaggagcccttggtgctgaacacaaagacaggcgagcaacgcaaggagagctccagagagaaccctgcctccaggtacccgacttggaggagcacttggtggaaagagccactcaggaaagcaccttagaccactggaagttcctccaagagcaaaacaaaaccaagcctgacttcaacgtcagaaaagtcgaatgtaccctgcctcccaacgtgcttgtgattcatccatcaaaatacaagagtgggatgaacaaccgtcatcctgaacagcaaagctccctgctgaacctctcttcaaggaacctggcacctcaggagtccatgaacactggcacactcacttctctgcaagggaggaccaggagatccaaagggaggaacaaacacagcaagagggctctgtttgtgtgccagtga
- the LOC144340059 gene encoding ubiquitin carboxyl-terminal hydrolase 17-like protein 6, whose amino-acid sequence MEADSLHLGGEWQFNHFSKLTSSRPDAAFAEIQRTSLPEKSPLSSETHVDLCDGLAPVARQPPPGEKLPLSSRRPAAVGAGLQNMGNTCHVNASLQCLTYTPPLANYMLSREHSQLCHHHKCCMLCTMEAHITRALHRPGHVIQPSQALVAGFHRGKQEDAHEFLMFIVDAMKRACLPGHKQVDHDSEDTTLIHQIFGGCWRSQIKCLHCQGVSDTFDPYLDIALDIQAAQSVKQALEQVVKPEELNGENAYHCGLCLQKAPASKTFTLHTSAKVLILVLKRFSDVTGNKLAKNVQYPECLDMQPYMSQQNTGPLVYVLYAVLVHAGGSCHNGHYLSYVKAPGGQWYKMDDAEVTACSIASVLSQQAYVLFYIQKSQLERCSESVSIAIGREPGALGAEHKDRRATQGELQREPCLQVPDLEEHLVERATQESTLDHWKFLQEQNKTKPDFNVRKVECTLPPNVLVIHPSKYKSGMNNRHPEQQSSLLNLSSRNLAPQESMNTGTLTSLQGRTRRSKGRNKHSKRALFVCQ is encoded by the coding sequence atggaggccgattcactccacttgggaggtgagtggcagttcaaccacttttcaaaactcacatcttctcggccagatgcagcttttgctgaaatccagcggacttctctacctgagaagtcaccactgtcatctgagacccatgtcgacctctgtgatggtttggctcctgtggcaagacagcctccccctggggagaagcttcctctcagtagcaggagacctgctgcggtgggggctgggctccagaatatgggaaatacttgccatgtgaatgcttccctgcagtgcctgacatacacaccaccccttgccaactacatgctgtcccgggagcactctcaactttgtcatcatcacaagtgctgcatgctgtgtacgatggaagctcacatcacacgggccctccaccgtcctggccacgtcatccagccctcacaggcattggttgctggcttccatcgaggcaagcaggaagatgcccatgaatttctgatgttcattgtggatgccatgaaaagggcatgccttcccgggcacaagcaggtagatcatgactctgaggacaccaccctcatccaccagatatttggaggctgctggagatctcaaatcaagtgtctccactgccagggcgtttcggacacctttgacccttacctggacattgccctggatatccaggcagctcagagtgtgaagcaagctttggaacaggtggtgaagcccgaagaactcaatggagagaatgcctatcattgtggtctttgtctccagaaggcgcctgcctccaagacgttcactctacacacttctgccaaggtcctcatccttgtattgaagagattctccgatgtcacaggcaacaaacttgccaagaatgtgcagtaccctgagtgccttgacatgcagccatacatgtctcagcagaacacaggacctcttgtctatgtcctctatgctgtgctggtccatgctggggggagttgtcacaacggacattacctctcttatgtcaaagctccaggaggccagtggtataaaatggatgacgccgaggtcactgcctgtagcatcgcttctgtcctgagtcaacaggcctatgtcctcttttacatccagaagagtcaactggaaagatgcagtgagagtgtgtcaatagcaataggcagggaaccaggagcccttggtgctgaacacaaagacaggcgagcaacgcaaggagagctccagagagaaccctgcctccaggtacccgacttggaggagcacttggtggaaagagccactcaggaaagcaccttagaccactggaagttcctccaagagcaaaacaaaaccaagcctgacttcaacgtcagaaaagtcgaatgtaccctgcctcccaacgtgcttgtgattcatccatcaaaatacaagagtgggatgaacaaccgtcatcctgaacagcaaagctccctgctgaacctctcttcaaggaacctggcacctcaggagtccatgaacactggcacactcacttctctgcaagggaggaccaggagatccaaagggaggaacaaacacagcaagagggctctgtttgtgtgccagtga
- the LOC144340060 gene encoding ubiquitin carboxyl-terminal hydrolase 17-like protein 6: MEADSLHLGGEWQFNHFSKLTSSRPDAAFAEIQRTSLPEKSPLSSETHVDLCDGLAPVARQPAPGEKLPRSSRRPAAVGAGLQNMGNTCYVNASLQCLTYTPPLANYMLSREHSQLCHHHKCCMLCTMEAHITRALHRPGHVIQPSQALVAGFHRGKQEDAHEFLMFIVDAMKRACLPGHKQVDHDSEDTTLIHQIFGGCWRSQIKCLHCQGVSDTFDPYLDIALDIQAAQSVKQALEQVVKPEELNGENAYHCGLCLQKAPASKTFTLHTSAKVLILVLKRFSDVTGNKLAKNVQYPECLDMQPYMSQQNTGPLVYVLYAVLVHSGGSCHNGHYLSYVKAPGGQWYKMDDAEVTACSIASVLSQQAYVLFYIQKSQLERCSESVSIAIGREPGALGAEHKDRRATQGELQREPCLQVPDLEEHLVERATQESTLDHWKFLQEQNKTKPDFNVRKVECTLPPNVLVIHPSKYKSGMNNRHPEQQSSLLNLSSRNLAPQESMNTGTLTSLQGRTRRSKGRNKHSKRALFVCQ, encoded by the coding sequence atggaggccgattcactccacttgggaggtgagtggcagttcaaccacttttcaaaactcacatcttctcggccagatgcagcttttgctgaaatccagcggacttctctacctgagaagtcaccactgtcatctgagacccatgtcgacctctgtgatggtttggctcctgtggcaagacagcctgcccctggggagaagcttcctcgcagtagcaggagacctgctgcggtgggggctgggctccagaatatgggaaatacttgctatgtgaatgcttccctgcagtgcctgacatacacaccaccccttgccaactacatgctgtcccgggagcactctcaactttgtcatcatcacaagtgctgcatgctgtgtacgatggaagctcacatcacacgggccctccaccgtcctggccacgtcatccagccctcacaggcattggttgctggcttccatcgaggcaagcaggaagatgcccatgaatttctgatgttcattgtggatgccatgaaaagggcatgccttcccgggcacaagcaggtagatcatgactctgaggacaccaccctcatccaccagatatttggaggctgctggagatctcaaatcaagtgtctccactgccagggcgtttcggacacctttgacccttacctggacattgccctggatatccaggcagctcagagtgtgaagcaagctttggaacaggtggtgaagcccgaagaactcaatggagagaatgcctatcattgtggtctttgtctccagaaggcgcctgcctccaagacgttcactctacacacttctgccaaggtcctcatccttgtattgaagagattctccgatgtcacaggcaacaaacttgccaagaatgtgcagtaccctgagtgccttgacatgcagccatacatgtctcagcagaacacaggacctcttgtctatgtcctctatgctgtgctggtccattcTGGGgggagttgtcacaacggacattacctctcttatgtcaaagctccaggaggccagtggtataaaatggatgacgccgaggtcactgcctgtagcatcgcttctgtcctgagtcaacaggcctatgtcctcttttacatccagaagagtcaactggaaagatgcagtgagagtgtgtcaatagcaataggcagggaaccaggagcccttggtgctgaacacaaagacaggcgagcaacgcaaggagagctccagagagaaccctgcctccaggtacccgacttggaggagcacttggtggaaagagccactcaggaaagcaccttagaccactggaagttcctccaagagcaaaacaaaaccaagcctgacttcaacgtcagaaaagtcgaatgtaccctgcctcccaacgtgcttgtgattcatccatcaaaatacaagagtgggatgaacaaccgtcatcctgaacagcaaagctccctgctgaacctctcttcaaggaacctggcacctcaggagtccatgaacactggcacactcacttctctgcaagggaggaccaggagatccaaagggaggaacaaacacagcaagagggctctgtttgtgtgccagtga